A single genomic interval of Candidatus Hydrogenedentota bacterium harbors:
- a CDS encoding MoxR family ATPase: MDASCLEKVGRLIDSVEKVMYGKRDVVELCVAGLLARGHLLIEDVPGIGKTTLAQSLAKSIDCSFARIQFTSDMLPSDILGVSILNPKTGDFDYRRGPIFANVVLADEINRTPPKTQSALLEAMSEYTVSVDGISHPLPKPFMVVATQNPIEHEGTYVLPESQLDRFLLRVEVGYPPEADELRIMRRHDPMEAIAALSPAVTGRELIEMQRVAGSVHVDPAVEQYVLEIVRGTRTHEQVRLGASPRGSQGLLEASQAHALVAGRDYVTPGDVKRMAAPVLAHRLLVRSRGADLAASAKERERILLEIVQGIKVPV; this comes from the coding sequence ATGGATGCTTCGTGTCTTGAAAAGGTGGGACGCCTGATTGACAGCGTCGAGAAGGTGATGTACGGGAAGCGGGACGTGGTGGAGCTGTGCGTGGCGGGGCTGCTGGCCCGCGGGCATCTGCTCATCGAGGATGTGCCGGGCATTGGCAAGACGACGCTGGCCCAGAGCCTGGCAAAGTCCATTGACTGCTCGTTTGCCCGCATCCAGTTCACGAGCGACATGCTGCCGTCGGACATTTTGGGCGTGTCCATCCTGAACCCGAAGACGGGGGACTTCGACTACCGGCGGGGGCCGATCTTCGCGAATGTGGTGCTGGCGGACGAGATCAACCGGACGCCGCCGAAGACCCAGAGCGCCCTGCTGGAGGCGATGAGCGAGTACACGGTGTCGGTGGACGGGATTTCGCACCCCCTGCCGAAACCGTTCATGGTGGTGGCCACGCAGAACCCCATCGAGCATGAGGGCACCTATGTGCTGCCCGAGTCGCAGCTGGACCGGTTCCTGCTCCGGGTGGAGGTGGGCTATCCGCCGGAGGCGGACGAGCTGCGGATCATGCGGCGGCACGACCCCATGGAAGCCATCGCCGCCCTCTCCCCCGCCGTCACGGGCCGGGAGCTGATCGAGATGCAGCGGGTGGCCGGGTCGGTGCATGTGGACCCGGCGGTGGAGCAGTACGTCCTGGAGATTGTCCGGGGCACGCGGACGCACGAGCAGGTGCGGCTGGGGGCGTCGCCGCGCGGGTCGCAGGGCCTGCTGGAGGCCAGCCAGGCGCACGCGCTGGTCGCGGGGCGGGACTATGTGACGCCGGGCGACGTCAAGCGGATGGCGGCCCCGGTGCTCGCGCACCGGCTGCTGGTCCGGTCGCGGGGGGCCGACCTTGCCGCTTCGGCGAAGGAACGGGAGCGCATCCTGCTGGAGATTGTGCAGGGAATCAAGGTTCCGGTCTGA
- the lspA gene encoding signal peptidase II: MSLKKKALLLATVALPTLALDHATKWAAIVYLKEGYPVYSWLGDLFRLQYAENTGAFLSLGSTLSDFWRAWVMIGVNSLILLGVLFFLLIARFSNTVAPAALSLVLAGGVGNLIDRVFRDGRVVDFMNMGVSAGDFSLRTGIFNIADLAIVAGVVLLVASEVLPARRTEAKGK; encoded by the coding sequence ATGTCCCTGAAGAAGAAAGCCCTGCTGCTGGCGACGGTCGCGCTGCCCACCCTTGCGCTGGACCATGCCACCAAGTGGGCGGCCATTGTCTATTTGAAGGAGGGCTATCCCGTCTATTCGTGGCTGGGAGACCTCTTCCGTCTGCAATACGCCGAGAACACGGGGGCCTTTCTCAGTCTGGGCAGCACCCTGTCCGACTTCTGGCGCGCCTGGGTCATGATCGGCGTCAATTCCCTCATCCTTCTGGGGGTCCTGTTCTTCTTGCTAATAGCCAGGTTCTCCAACACCGTCGCCCCCGCAGCCCTGTCGCTGGTTCTGGCTGGCGGCGTGGGAAACCTCATTGACCGGGTGTTCCGGGACGGACGGGTCGTGGACTTCATGAACATGGGCGTCTCGGCGGGGGATTTCTCCCTGCGCACCGGCATTTTTAACATCGCAGACCTGGCGATTGTCGCGGGGGTGGTCCTGCTGGTGGCGTCCGAGGTCCTCCCGGCAAGACGAACGGAAGCAAAGGGGAAGTAG
- a CDS encoding PfaD family polyunsaturated fatty acid/polyketide biosynthesis protein, producing MAIPLTDPHLRILDSLRALGRAVSFSEREGLPAPRTLTLPPHDFRTMGHPGFCADHGLAFPLYAGAMAGGISSVALVESMARAGMTGFFGSGGLPPEEIRSALARLRDSLGGLPFGCNLLNSPGNRAWEAAVVRICLEEGVRCVEASAYITPSPELVLYRVKGLRRRPDGTVEAPHRVIAKLSRTEIAARFFAPPPEKALRALRTAGEITEEEAALAAEIPLAQDISAEADSGGHTDHRAALCLLPSLGALRDEMQARYPPFPPLRVGLAGGIATPHAASAAFAMGADYVVTGSINQACRESGTSDTVRSLLAGAAQTDVCDAPAADMFELGASVQVLRRGTRFAERAGLLRTLYIAHTSLEDLPAKDREHLEQVLFRKPLETVWAETESFFRERDPGQVEKAQKNPRHRMALVFRWYLGMSSKFATLGVEDRTEDYQVWCGPAMGAFNDWVRGSFMESPDARSAPEAALNILFHAAVLKRAAFLRAAGIPFFPRRDDLAPLPADEIRRFLSSDQEVAGCP from the coding sequence ATGGCCATCCCTTTGACAGACCCCCATCTCCGAATCTTGGACAGCCTGCGCGCCCTGGGGCGCGCCGTCTCCTTTTCGGAGCGGGAGGGCCTGCCCGCCCCCCGCACGCTGACGCTGCCCCCCCATGACTTCCGCACCATGGGGCATCCGGGCTTCTGCGCGGACCATGGGCTGGCCTTCCCGCTGTATGCCGGGGCCATGGCCGGGGGCATCTCCTCCGTGGCCCTCGTGGAAAGCATGGCCCGGGCGGGCATGACCGGATTCTTCGGGTCGGGCGGTCTGCCGCCGGAGGAAATCCGCAGCGCCCTGGCGCGTCTCCGCGACTCGCTCGGGGGCCTGCCGTTTGGGTGCAATCTCCTGAACAGTCCGGGCAACCGCGCGTGGGAGGCCGCCGTGGTGCGGATTTGCCTGGAGGAGGGGGTCCGGTGCGTGGAGGCCTCCGCGTACATCACCCCCAGCCCCGAGCTGGTCCTGTACCGGGTGAAGGGGCTGCGCCGTAGACCGGACGGCACCGTGGAGGCCCCGCACCGCGTCATCGCCAAACTGTCGCGCACGGAAATCGCCGCGCGTTTCTTTGCGCCGCCGCCGGAAAAGGCCCTGAGAGCGCTGCGGACGGCGGGGGAAATCACGGAAGAGGAGGCGGCCCTGGCCGCTGAAATCCCCCTGGCCCAGGACATCTCCGCCGAGGCGGACTCCGGCGGCCACACCGACCACCGCGCGGCCCTCTGCCTGCTCCCGTCGCTGGGGGCGCTGCGCGACGAGATGCAGGCGCGGTATCCCCCCTTCCCGCCCCTGCGGGTCGGGCTGGCGGGCGGCATCGCCACCCCCCACGCCGCCTCTGCGGCCTTTGCGATGGGGGCCGACTATGTGGTCACGGGCTCCATCAACCAGGCGTGCCGGGAGTCGGGCACCTCCGACACTGTGCGCAGCCTGCTCGCCGGGGCCGCCCAGACGGATGTCTGCGACGCCCCCGCCGCCGACATGTTTGAACTCGGCGCCAGCGTCCAGGTGCTTAGGCGCGGCACCCGGTTCGCGGAGCGCGCCGGCCTGCTCCGCACCCTATACATCGCCCACACCTCGCTGGAGGATCTTCCAGCCAAGGACCGGGAGCACCTGGAGCAGGTACTGTTTCGGAAGCCCCTGGAAACCGTCTGGGCGGAAACGGAGTCCTTCTTCCGCGAGCGAGACCCCGGGCAGGTCGAAAAGGCGCAGAAGAACCCCCGGCACCGCATGGCGTTGGTGTTTCGCTGGTACCTCGGCATGTCCTCCAAGTTTGCCACCCTCGGAGTGGAGGACCGGACGGAGGACTACCAGGTCTGGTGCGGGCCCGCCATGGGGGCCTTCAACGACTGGGTGCGAGGATCGTTCATGGAGTCCCCGGACGCCCGCAGCGCCCCGGAAGCCGCCCTGAACATTCTTTTCCACGCGGCGGTCCTCAAGCGGGCCGCGTTCCTGCGCGCTGCGGGGATCCCGTTCTTTCCCCGGCGGGACGACCTCGCGCCGTTGCCCGCCGATGAAATCAGACGTTTTCTGTCTTCCGACCAGGAGGTTGCCGGATGTCCCTGA
- a CDS encoding DUF58 domain-containing protein produces MAARFGEKRLGRPTKSGVVMAVILVLVFFSALNTGENLLYIVFGGLLSVMLVSEALGWMNLRGITVAREAPHAVFRGEQALVRVTLSNTKTLLSSVSLRLGLEGVSDRTFSYALKTPPRGALLLDMRHVFERRGAYPLPPCRLSSSYPFGFVERRRVFRDTEEVLVYPRVGSVRLSALEQLPGASVAPRRSMADGDEYVSLREYVPGDDTRLIAWRVSARRGVWMVREMGFGNVRAVMLFLDTVPDGLPGFEDRFEDAVELTASIAATLLQRQYSVGLLAGRYLVSLGAGTFQEKKILDALARVEAGDAAGTAARAEEEARRMKSEPARLVAVSADAGKWGRLAGPAGIPVVDPGGLAHV; encoded by the coding sequence ATGGCCGCCCGGTTCGGCGAGAAGCGCCTGGGCCGGCCGACCAAGTCCGGCGTGGTCATGGCGGTCATCCTGGTGCTGGTCTTCTTCTCCGCCCTAAACACGGGGGAGAACCTGCTCTACATCGTCTTCGGCGGCCTGCTCAGCGTGATGCTGGTCTCGGAAGCCCTCGGCTGGATGAATCTCCGGGGGATCACGGTCGCCCGCGAGGCGCCGCACGCGGTGTTCCGGGGGGAGCAGGCGCTGGTGCGGGTGACGCTTTCCAACACCAAGACGCTCCTTTCCTCCGTCTCCCTGCGGCTCGGGTTGGAGGGCGTGTCCGACCGGACCTTTTCCTACGCCCTGAAGACGCCTCCCCGCGGCGCTCTGCTCCTGGACATGCGCCATGTGTTTGAGCGGCGGGGCGCCTATCCCCTCCCCCCCTGCCGCCTTTCCTCTTCCTACCCCTTCGGGTTCGTCGAGCGGCGGCGCGTGTTTCGGGACACCGAGGAGGTGCTGGTGTATCCGCGGGTCGGTTCGGTGCGCCTGTCCGCGCTGGAGCAGCTGCCGGGGGCGAGTGTGGCGCCGCGCCGCAGCATGGCGGACGGCGACGAGTATGTCTCCCTGCGGGAGTACGTTCCGGGGGACGACACCCGGCTCATCGCCTGGCGCGTGAGCGCGCGCCGGGGGGTCTGGATGGTCCGGGAGATGGGATTCGGCAACGTGCGGGCCGTCATGCTTTTTCTGGACACGGTGCCCGACGGGCTGCCGGGATTCGAGGACCGGTTTGAGGACGCTGTGGAATTGACGGCGTCCATCGCCGCCACCCTGCTCCAGCGACAGTACTCCGTGGGGCTTTTGGCCGGCAGGTACCTGGTGTCCCTGGGCGCGGGCACCTTTCAGGAGAAGAAAATTCTGGACGCGCTGGCGCGGGTGGAGGCCGGGGACGCGGCGGGGACGGCGGCGCGGGCGGAGGAGGAGGCGCGGCGGATGAAATCGGAACCGGCCAGGCTGGTGGCGGTGTCCGCCGACGCGGGGAAATGGGGGCGTCTGGCGGGTCCGGCGGGCATTCCGGTGGTGGACCCCGGAGGGCTGGCGCATGTCTGA